One Rhododendron vialii isolate Sample 1 chromosome 2a, ASM3025357v1 genomic region harbors:
- the LOC131317553 gene encoding formin-like protein 18 has translation IRLSFHLFCKCIVFDCCFTTDVLEDDDYKAYMGRIVNNLREYSPDASFMVFNFREGEHQSQIDNILSGYDMTVMDYPSQYESCPLLTMEMIHHFLRSSESWLSLGQRNILLMHCESGGWPVLAFMLAALFIYRKQYIGEQKTLDMVYKQAPRELLQLMSPLNPLPSQLRYLQYVSRRNVGSVWPPLDRAVTLDCIILRFIPNMDGEGGCRPIFRIYGQDPFMAADRTPKVLFSTPKRGKTVRHYKQTACELVKIDIHCHIHSDVVLECISLDNDLENEAMVFRVMFNTAFIRSNILMLNRDEIDILWNAKDQFMKDFRIEVLFSEMDAAPSCTTIDLPGTEEKGLPIEAFAKVQEMFSNVDWLDPKLSMLEQINIIQEKLESGSPQIAKKISLLQESSPEEVTERQKSDGLQKINVLLEILESSPAATPKKIKNWILKEF, from the exons ATACGTTTGTCATTTCACCTTTTTTGTAAATGCATAGTCTTCGATTGCTGCTTTACCACCGATGTTTTGGAAGATGATGATTACAAAGCCTACATGGGAAGGATAGTGAATAACCTTCGTGAATACTCCCCTGACGCTTCATTCATGGTATTTAACTTCCGAGAGGGAGAGCATCAAAGCCAGATTGATAACATATTGTCTGGGTATGATATGACTGTGATGGACTATCCTAGTCAATATGAAAGTTGCCCATTACTCACCATGGAGATGATCCACCACTTCCTAAGATCAAGTGAGAGTTGGCTTTCACTTGGGCAGCGGAATATACTCTTAATGCATTGTGAGAGTGGTGGGTGGCCAGTTTTGGCTTTCATGCTCGCCGCTCTCTTCATTTATAGGAAGCAATACATTGGGGAACAGAAAACTCTGGACATGGTATATAAGCAAGCACCTCGTGAGCTTTTGCAGCTAATGTCGCCACTGAATCCATTACCTTCACAACTGAGGTACCTACAGTATGTCTCAAGAAGGAATGTGGGCTCAGTGTGGCCCCCACTTGATCGGGCGGTTACATTGGACTGCATCATTCTCAGATTCATTCCCAACATGGATGGAGAGGGAGGTTGCCGTCCGATATTTAGGATATATGGACAAGATCCTTTCATGGCTGCAGATCGGACTCCCAAAGTGCTGTTCTCAACACCAAAGAGGGGCAAAACTGTTCGTCATTACAAGCAG ACAGCTTGTGAACTAGTTAAAATTGACATCCATTGCCATATTCATA GTGATGTTGTGCTCGAGTGCATTAGCTTGGATAATGATTTGGAAAATGAGGCAATGGTTTTTCGTGTCATGTTCAACACTGCCTTCATTAGATCAAACATTTTGATGCTTAACCGTGATGAAATCGATATTTTATGGAATGCCAAGGATCAGTTTATGAAGGATTTTAGAATAGAG GTACTCTTTTCAGAAATGGATGCTGCACCTTCATGTACTACGATTGACTTGCCTGGTACTGAAGAGAAAGGTCTTCCGATTGAAGCATTTGCTAAAGTTCAAGAGATGTTCAGTAATGTGGATTGGCTAGATCCAAAATTAAGTATGCTTGAGCAAATCAATATCATCCAAGAGAAATTGGAGTCCGGTTCTCCCCAGATTGCTAAAAAGATCAGTTTGTTGCAAGAATCAAGTCCTGAAGAAGTAACAGAGAGACAAAAATCTGATGGGCTCCAGAAAATTAATGTTCTTCTAGAAATATTGGAGTCTAGCCCTGCTGCTACGCCAAAAAAGATCAA GAACTGGATCCTGAAAGAGTTTTAA
- the LOC131317831 gene encoding formin-like protein 17, which yields MEVPVTLSRTSLTSCPSPPPPPPPPIVSQLALTSVQGKGQQPSPSIDKSFTALPMPPPPPPFSGVAPLTTINKSLPPPPPPFVGVAPLPTINKSFPPPPPPPPPFSGVAPLPNIKKTFPTHPPPPPPLPPTSSSSPVQSPSIKNSFSTPPPPPPPLCPGPASSPSTISSALPPPPRPPSLALKDPLSRNSPHGPPLPPPPAPFTNGLSKTGGASRQSHAAGSNGNIPPIPGPPLSTKGRLPLRANSRNQDQSKKASLKPYHWLKLTRAMQGSLWAETQKSDEASKAPEFDMTELESLFAATIPTNGSTGGKSNRRGSGPKSDKVNLIDLRRAYNCEIMLTKVKVPLPDLMGSVLALDDSALDVDQVDNLIKFCPTKEEMELLKNYNGEKEILGKCEQFFLELMKVPRVESKLRVFSFKIQFRSQVSELRNNLNIVNSVADEIRNSAKLKRIMQTILSLGNALNHGTARGSAVGFRLDSLLKLTDTRAKNNKMTLMHYLCKVLAEKLPELLDFVTDLKSLEASTKIQLKYLAEEKQAVSKGIEKVLQELTASENDGPVSENFCKILKEFLGFAEAEVRSLAPLYSGVGRNADALALYFGEDPARTPFEQVVSTLLNFVRTFVRAHDENLKQIELEKKKAQKEAENENMKASTPKKGAETEKTKTSGSEKGIFK from the exons ATGGAGGTTCCCGTAACTTTGAGTAGAACTTCTTTAACATCTtgtccttctcctcctcctcctcctccacctcccaTAGTGTCCCAGCTCGCTTTAACATCAGTACAAGGTAAAGGGCAACAACCATCACCCTCCATTGATAAATCATTCACAGCTTTGCCTATGCCgcctccacctcctcctttCTCAGGGGTAGCTCCATTGACCACTATCAACAAGTCATTGCCTCCTCCGCCTCCTCCTTTCGTGGGGGTAGCTCCATTGCCCACTATCAACAAGTCttttcctcctccaccacctccacctcctcctttCTCAGGGGTAGCTCCATTGCCCAACATCAAGAAGACATTTCCCACTCACCCACCCCCTCCTCCCCCTCTACCACCCACTTCTTCCTCTTCGCCGGTTCAGTCTCCCTCCATTAAGAACTCATTTTCAACTcctccgcctcctcctcctcctttatGTCCTGGGCCAGCCTCAAGCCCTAGTACTATATCCTCAGCACTGCCGCCACCCCCCCGTCCTCCCAGTCTTGCTCTGAAGGATCCATTGTCTAGGAATTCACCCCATGGTCCACCTTTACCACCTCCTCCTGCTCCGTTTACCAATGGGCTGTCAAAAACTGGTGGCGCCTCTCGACAATCTCATGCAGCGGGCAGTAATGGAAATATTCCTCCGATTCCAGGACCACCTTTGAGCACAAAGGGAAGGCTGCCATTGCGGGCTAATTCCAGGAATCAGGATCAGTCAAAAAAGGCATCCCTGAAGCCATATCATTGGTTGAAGTTGACAAGGGCCATGCAAGGAAGCTTATGGGCTGAGACGCAAAAATCTGATGAAGCTTCCAA GGCTCCTGAGTTTGACATGACGGAACTTGAGAGTCTTTTTGCGGCAACAATTCCAACTAATGGAAGCACTGGTGGGAAATCAAATCGTCGTGGGTCGGGACCTAAATCTGACAAAGTCAATCTG ATTGACCTCAGACGGGCATATAATTGTGAAATCATGCTTACAAAAGTTAAGGTTCCTTTGCCTGATTTGATG GGTTCAGTCCTTGCTTTGGATGATTCAGCATTGGATGTTGATCAGGTTGATAATCTTATAAAATTCTGTCCGACGAAAGAAGAAATGGAACTTCTCAAG AACTACAACGGCGAGAAGGAGATCTTAGGAAAATGTGAACAG TTCTTCCTAGAGTTGATGAAAGTGCCACGAGTAGAGTCAAAGCTAAGAGTATTCTCATTTAAAATACAGTTCCGCAGCCAG GTTTCTGAACTTAGAAATAATTTGAATATTGTAAATTCTGTAGCTGATGAG aTCAGGAATTCAGCCAAATTGAAAAGAATTATGCAAACTATTCTTTCACTGGGGAATGCCTTGAACCATGGGACTGCAAGAG GTTCTGCTGTTGGATTTCGATTGGATAGTCTTCTCAAACTTACAGATACCCGagccaaaaacaacaaaatgacTCTCATGCACTATCTGTGCAAG GTGCTCGCTGAGAAACTACCAGAACTACTAGATTTTGTGACAGATCTCAAAAGTTTGGAGGCTTCAACAAAG ATCCAATTGAAATATTTGGCAGAGGAAAAGCAAGCGGTTAGCAAAGGGATAGAAAAAGTTCTTCAGGAGCTAACTGCATCAGAAAATGATGGTCCTGTGTCTGAAAACTTTTGCAAG ATTTTGAAGGAGTTTCTTGGTTTTGCTGAAGCTGAAGTGAGATCTTTGGCTCCACTTTATTCTGGAGTG GGAAGAAATGCAGACGCGTTGGCTCTTTACTTCGGAGAAGATCCAGCCCGTACTCCGTTTGAGCAAG TTGTTTCTACTCTACTTAATTTTGTGAGAACATTTGTCCGAGCCCATGATGAAAATCTCAAGCAAATTGAGCTGGAAAAGAAGAAGGCTCAGAAGGAAGCAGAAAATGAGAACATGAAAGCAAGTACCCCGAAAAAGGGTGCAGAAACTGAGAAGACGAAGACAAGTGGCTCCGAAAAAGGAATCTTTAAATGA
- the LOC131317832 gene encoding probable WRKY transcription factor 40 isoform X2, translated as MGDTILSLNLNINPQEDDIIDEHEFNKEREFQGDVVGSESRIPMKNEETVLMEELKRTRSENKKLTEMLIFVCENYNNSLKGGTQSADLISEDDSNSKSSKKRKGSGGEDLGIGNTSTHEISSSCGADNIGCGGGAGCCKRPREIIKTISNVSKVYAKTPPSDTTLAVKDGYQWRKYGQKVTRDNPSPRAYYKCSFAPNCPVKKKVQRSVEDPSLVVVIYEGEHNHIQPNFQAEMPLGFNQLASMIPFSVSSPNYTTSSSPRPNPSPMPDFIRHGIDTSAFQQLLVEKMADSLTRNSSFTTSLAAAISTRILDQDLVESWENTT; from the exons ATGGGCGATACAATTCTCAGCCTTAACCTCAACATTAACCCTCAAGAGGACGACATTATTGATGAGCACGAATTTAATAAG GAGAGAGAGTTCCAAGGTGATGTGGTTGGTTCAGAAAGCAGAATACCAATGAAGAATGAG GAGACTGTCCTGATGGAAGAACTAAAGAGGACGAGAAGCGAAAACAAGAAGCTAACCGAAATGCTGATTTTCGTCTGCGAAAATTACAACAATTCCCTGAAAGGCGGCACCCAGTCCGCGGATTTGATTTCGGAAGACGACAGTAATTCCAAATCTTCAAAGAAGAGAAAGGGGTCAGGAGGTGAGGATTTGGGAATTGGAAACACTAGTACTCATGAGATCAGCAGCTCATGTGGTGCAGATAATAttggttgtggtggtggagctggttGTTGTAAGAGGCCAAGGGAGATTATAAAAACTATCAGCAATGTTTCCAAGGTTTATGCAAAGACTCCTCCTTCTGATACAACCCTA GCAGTAAAGGACGGATATCAATGGAGAAAATATGGCCAAAAGGTCACTAGAGATAACCCTTCTCCTAGAGCTTACTACAAGTGCTCCTTTGCACCAAATTGCCCTGTTAAAAAGAAG GTGCAGAGAAGTGTGGAAGATCCATCACTGGTAGTAGTAATCTATGAAGGAGAGCACAACCACATCCAACCCAATTTTCAAGCCGAGATGCCTTTGGGATTCAACCAGTTAGCTAGCATGATTCCTTTTTCGGTCTCCAGCCCGAACTATACAACCTCTTCGAGCCCGAGACCAAACCCGAGCCCAATGCCCGATTTTATTCGGCACGGGATCGATACGTCGGCATTTCAACAGCTTTTGGTTGAAAAAATGGCTGATTCCCTGACGAGAAATTCCAGTTTCACTACATCACTTGCGGCAGCTATTTCAACCAGGATTCTTGACCAAGATCTTGTGGAGAGTTGGGAAAACACCACCTAA
- the LOC131317832 gene encoding probable WRKY transcription factor 40 isoform X1, with the protein MGDTILSLNLNINPQEDDIIDEHEFNKEREFQGDVVGSESRIPMKNEETVLMEELKRTRSENKKLTEMLIFVCENYNNSLKGGTQSADLISEDDSNSKSSKKRKGSGGEDLGIGNTSTHEISSSCGADNIGCGGGAGCCKRPREIIKTISNVSKVYAKTPPSDTTLVIKDGYQWRKYGQKVTRDNPSPRAYYKCSFAPNCPVKKKVQRSVEDPSLVVVIYEGEHNHIQPNFQAEMPLGFNQLASMIPFSVSSPNYTTSSSPRPNPSPMPDFIRHGIDTSAFQQLLVEKMADSLTRNSSFTTSLAAAISTRILDQDLVESWENTT; encoded by the exons ATGGGCGATACAATTCTCAGCCTTAACCTCAACATTAACCCTCAAGAGGACGACATTATTGATGAGCACGAATTTAATAAG GAGAGAGAGTTCCAAGGTGATGTGGTTGGTTCAGAAAGCAGAATACCAATGAAGAATGAG GAGACTGTCCTGATGGAAGAACTAAAGAGGACGAGAAGCGAAAACAAGAAGCTAACCGAAATGCTGATTTTCGTCTGCGAAAATTACAACAATTCCCTGAAAGGCGGCACCCAGTCCGCGGATTTGATTTCGGAAGACGACAGTAATTCCAAATCTTCAAAGAAGAGAAAGGGGTCAGGAGGTGAGGATTTGGGAATTGGAAACACTAGTACTCATGAGATCAGCAGCTCATGTGGTGCAGATAATAttggttgtggtggtggagctggttGTTGTAAGAGGCCAAGGGAGATTATAAAAACTATCAGCAATGTTTCCAAGGTTTATGCAAAGACTCCTCCTTCTGATACAACCCTAGTAA TAAAGGACGGATATCAATGGAGAAAATATGGCCAAAAGGTCACTAGAGATAACCCTTCTCCTAGAGCTTACTACAAGTGCTCCTTTGCACCAAATTGCCCTGTTAAAAAGAAG GTGCAGAGAAGTGTGGAAGATCCATCACTGGTAGTAGTAATCTATGAAGGAGAGCACAACCACATCCAACCCAATTTTCAAGCCGAGATGCCTTTGGGATTCAACCAGTTAGCTAGCATGATTCCTTTTTCGGTCTCCAGCCCGAACTATACAACCTCTTCGAGCCCGAGACCAAACCCGAGCCCAATGCCCGATTTTATTCGGCACGGGATCGATACGTCGGCATTTCAACAGCTTTTGGTTGAAAAAATGGCTGATTCCCTGACGAGAAATTCCAGTTTCACTACATCACTTGCGGCAGCTATTTCAACCAGGATTCTTGACCAAGATCTTGTGGAGAGTTGGGAAAACACCACCTAA